A region from the Haemorhous mexicanus isolate bHaeMex1 chromosome 12, bHaeMex1.pri, whole genome shotgun sequence genome encodes:
- the SLC7A6OS gene encoding probable RNA polymerase II nuclear localization protein SLC7A6OS: MAGAAVLRVRRKRGGPEPAEALLLACKRRRAEPVENNLFKLVATVSSKNEPVQNYVKDAIKRDKAAQSLRPTLGSSQRILQELRCAKQAERKENRYRVISSHRPHCTHTAAPATHGQAVPHGDRSEPEALQDASPEESGAVEKNSDCCGKFQLFDIIQEEETVGDSSVTTANPQKTNPDAILCNAVEMIRERLNVSEDCKKEHGHKEDEYVYDIYYKETSAPDWIENILSVQPYREEYEWVNDDPGPEEVYEDEDDENDENNWRNDYPEEDEFLPEEDGEKDSEESFSDEDQCYRRRTWDKYRQEVLHEFGYDEIEDLGSD; this comes from the exons ATGGCGGGCGCGGCCGTGCTGCGTGTGCGGCGGAAGCGCGGCGGCCCCGAGCCGGCCGAGGCGCTGCTCCTGGCCTGCAAGCGGCGCCGGGCCGAGCCCGTGGAGAACAACCTCTTCAAGCTGGTGGCGACCGTGTCCTCCAAG AATGAGCCAGTTCAGAATTACGTCAAAGATGCCATCAAGCGGGACAAGGCAGCTCAGAGCCTGCGCCCCACTTTGGGAAGCAGCCAGCGAATCCTTCAGGAGCTCCGCTGTGCCAAGCaggcagaaaggaaggagaacCGGTACCGGGTGATTTCCAGCCACCGGCCCCACTGCACCCACACAGCTGCACCTGCCACACacggccaggctgtgccccacGGGGACAGGTCAGAGCCTGAAGCACTGCAGGATGCTTCACCAGAGGAGAGTGGTGCTGTGGAGAAGAATTCAGACTGCTGTgggaaattccagctgtttgATATTATACAAGAAGAGGAGACAGTGGGAGATTCCAGTGTAACAACTGCAAACCCACAG aagacCAATCCAGATGCAATTCTCTGCAATGCAGTAGAGATGATCCGTGAGCGTTTAAATGTTTCTGAAGATTGCAAAAAAGAGCACGGTCACAAAGAAGATGAATACGTTTATGACATCTACTATAAGGAAACATCAGCCCCTGACTGGATTGAAAATATCCTTTCTGTACAGCCTTATAGAGAAGAATATGAATGG GTAAATGATGATCCTGGTCCAGAGGAAGTgtatgaagatgaagatgatgaaaatgatgaaaataaCTGGCGTAATGATTATCCTGAAGAAGATGAATTCTTGCCTGAGGAAGATGGAGAAAAAG ACTCTGAAGAGAGCTTCAGTGATGAGGACCAATGTTACAGGAGAAGAACATGGGACAAATATCGACAGGAAGTTTTGCACGAATTTGGGTATGACGAGATTGAAGATTTGGGTTCTGACTAA